TGGAGTTAGATTATTAGTTTATTGTTTTACATTAGTACATCCATGAGGATGTATTCATTTTCAAAATCGAATACTGCGCAGGTATCCCTTAGCATTTCATAGCATTCAGCTAAATTATCATTCGTCAGGGCCGGGTCAAGGGTTTTCAGAAAATCACAGTAACCATTGTATTTGTTTTTAGCAGGAATGCAGGCGCCAAGTTGCGAGCTGTCGTAATAATGATCGGTTATCTCCTTGAAATAATTAAGGTTGGCCATCATCCTGAAACTCATCAGGGCAGGCCTTGACGAAAGCCAAAAATCGTTTATACCTTTAAAATCCCTTTTATAGCCAATATAAATGAACATTTCCTGTTCCGATGGGGCAGGCTTGTGTAAAACGACATGTTCGGCAACAGTGACGTCCTCATGATGTTGCAACAGGTTTATAATGTCCACGGGGTTTAGCTCACGGCCGCTGTCAGCTACATGCAGGATCTCTTCATCAGTAAGTGTTTCGATATAATAAAATTCCCTGAAGTTCAACTTAAAAAAATCTTCAAGCAGGTATACTGAAGGCGTGTAAGGATTCTCAAAATAGGAAGAATTGATAAACAATTCAACCGAGCTATCCTCAGTATCAAAAAGCTTTGAATGATCGATCTCCAAAGAACCGTATTCCGATCTGGCAGCCCATCGTCCCTCATTGGTATCATATAATTCGATCCCCCGTAACTTTAAAAACCCTAGTATCGATTTCTTCATCAGGAACTGATTGATATCCGCAAGCTGGCGTACGCAGTATATATTTATTTTGTAGTGCTTCGTCTCCATAAACATCGGGCTGCTTTCATTTTTTTAGCCTTCCCACCCGCAAAAGTAACAGAAAAACAGCCTTGCCATCGCTTTTGTCCCATGATTCTTTTAATTCATCACGAATGAGGTCGACCGGGTTGCTGCCGTTCTTTTTGATATAATGCTGCACTGCCGACCACGAGTCGATATAGCCAATAAGGTGCTCAAACGTCCATGTAAAGGTCTCAGAGAATTGTTTTGCTTCAATTTCGTCGAACGGAAAAGGGATGGTTTCGTAATCCTTGTCTACATACCTGCGCTCCGGATCCCAGTAGTCGCCTAATGTCTTTTGATGGAAATGGCGGATGATGCGGTCGCTCTCAGGGTTGGTGGAAAAAAGGCCGTAACCCATAACTATGAATAGCCCATCCGGTTTAAGAATACGGTACACTTCTTTATAAAAAGCATCAAAATCAAACCAGTGGATGGCCTGAGCAACTGTTATAAGGTCGAACATTTTATCATTAAAAGAGGTATGCTCTGCCCTTTCTTTCTTATAAATAATATTATCGGCAGTAGCAGCATTTTCCAGCTGCTTATCGCTGATGTCTGTCGCATATACCGTTGTAAAGTGCTTTGCAAGCTTTGCTGCTACCTGCCCATTGCCTGTAGCTACATCGAGGGCAAGGCCTTTTTGAGGGACTAAGGAAATTATATAATCAATGATCTCATGGGAATAGTCGGGCCGGAATTTAGCATAGGTTTGCGCCTGTGTGGAGAAGTTGTCTTTCATTTTAATAGCTTTGTGAAATATTTAATGTACATAAGCCCGAACACGGAGCAGTCGCTGTTATCAAATTTTCTTTTAAGGCAATGCTTCCTCTAATAGTTTCTAGATGATTCCAATTATTTGAAACATATTTTCTTCTAGCATTACAATGAGCATGTTTATGAGTGTTGTCAAGCCCAAATGAATATGCCAACATTGATGGTTTACTGGCATATGGCACACCGTCAACACTTCCATTTGCACCATGATGACTAGCTGTTATTCCTATAATTGTTTTTGAAGGATGATAAGGTATTTTTAAAAATTTTGCATCCCCAGATAATAAAACATACTCATTATTTCCATAGTGAACAAATAAAGCCAGCCCAGAATTGTTCTTATTATTTATATTGCCGGAACACCTAACTATTCTGTGATTTGAAAAGTCAATAAAGTTATCTGAATTATTCCAACATAGTAAATTTCCATTCCGTAATAAAGCAGTAGCTAATTTAATCGCTGTATTACTTAGCCTTTGTTTTGGAACTAACCATTCAGTATTTAAAAGGTCTGAGTTATTTATGTCGAAAGCTAAACATATATGATCTAAATCCCAATGTGAAAGTATTACTTTGGGTTGATTA
Above is a genomic segment from Flavobacterium album containing:
- a CDS encoding class I SAM-dependent methyltransferase; its protein translation is MKDNFSTQAQTYAKFRPDYSHEIIDYIISLVPQKGLALDVATGNGQVAAKLAKHFTTVYATDISDKQLENAATADNIIYKKERAEHTSFNDKMFDLITVAQAIHWFDFDAFYKEVYRILKPDGLFIVMGYGLFSTNPESDRIIRHFHQKTLGDYWDPERRYVDKDYETIPFPFDEIEAKQFSETFTWTFEHLIGYIDSWSAVQHYIKKNGSNPVDLIRDELKESWDKSDGKAVFLLLLRVGRLKK